The sequence ATGCCCAAAAAAGAGAAACAACTATCTTCAATCTTGCAAGAAAGATAAAAAGCCGCGGCATCTAAAAAATGAGGTGACACATTAATACCAATTAATTTACTTTTATGGAAATTAATGTCGAGACCCGACACTAGCTCAAAAGCTTTCAACACAATCTTTACCGCCTTAACATGCTTCCACGACCCTTCGCCAATCAACAaagtgtcatccgcgaattgaagaATATCCACACTACACCTTCGTTTTATGACAAAGTTCTCAAACTCACCTATGTCGATGGATTTTCTAACCAACCTTGTTAAAGCCTCCGTAACTAGCACAAATAGAAAAGGCGATAAAGGGTCTCCTTGACGTAACCCCCTCTTCACCTCAAATTCCTTAGTTGGACTACCATTTACCAACACCGACATGTTACTATTAAAAACCAATAAATCCATCCACTTCCTCCATCTCTCCCCAAAACCAAGAGTAACAAGCAAATGACTAAGAAAATCCCATGATACTTTATCAtaagctttttcaaaatcaactttaaaaagaaTACAAGGGGTACCTTCCTTTTTAGCATAATctacaacttcatttgcaacgaGAACTCCATCAAGCAAACATCTTCCCGGGACGAAGGCACTTTGACTATGAGAAACTATAGAATTCAAAACTTTCTTCAATCTTCCCGCCAAGATTTTAGCCATCAACTTATACATACAACCCACCAAACAAATCGGTCTATAATCATCCAAGGAAAGAGGGTTAGAAGTCTTCAGAACTAACGCCAAAAAAGAAGATGTAACCGCCTTGGACAATTCTCTCCCCACATAGAAATGATCCTAGAATCTCATAAAATCTTCCTTCAAAAAAGACCAACATCTCTTtataaaaagaaatgaaaaaccaTCTGGTCCCGGGCTTTTGGAAACGCCGCAACCATCTATAGCCTCCTTTACCTCATCCTCTTGAAAAGATCTCTCTAACCACCCTTTTTCATCTACGCTAATCTTATCAAACAAGATCCCATCAAGACTAGGAGAAACACCGTCCACAACTTTGAATTTGCTAGAAAAATGATGAACCACTTCCTCTTTAATGTCCATAACCGAAGATAAATATCCCGTAGGAGAATTGATCGGCCCAATGTGGTTGCgtcttctcttctctctcacaACTTTATGAAAAAAACCACTATTGGAGTCGCCTTCTTTAAGCCATTTAATTCTCGATTTTTGAGCTAACATATTCTCTTTAATTCTCAAATTAGTCCAAAACCGACTAGTAGCTTCCTTCCTTTCCTTTAATATATCAATATTAAGATCCTCCGCTTCCAACTCTAATCTATCATCGCCTATGTTAATATCCCTGACACCTTCCTCCACATCCAAGTCCATTCTACCAAAAACCTCTTTGTTCCACCATCTTAGTCTATCTTTAAGAAGGCGAAgcttttctttcaaaacaaagtcCCCTCTATCTTCCACCCTAAACCCTTTCGATTCCCTCTCCACAAAAGGAaagaaagtatcaaaagaaaaccaATCATTGTTGAAAAAGAATGGTTTTGGACCCCAATTGTTATTATCAATTTCTAACCATATAGGACAATGGTCGGATACATCTCTATTGCCAACAAATTGACCCACCACGCCCCAATCTCTCACAACCTTGTCCACCACAAGAAACCTATCAATCCGACTCATCGATTTCCCATCTCCGCTATACCAAGTGAATTTCTTTCCTTTGCAAGGAATGTCAACCAATCTACTATCTTCAATGAAAGCCGAGAATTCAAGAGAATTGTTATAATTACTCGCCATACTTCTACCTTTCCTCTCTCCTCTTTCCTTTACCGCATTGAAATCACCGCCCATGATCCAATCTCCATCATTGAACTTCTCTTTCAACTCCAACAAAGAGCTCCATAACAATCTTTTCTTCACCAAatcacaagatgaataaatgttaACAAGATAATAAAGATTGTTGTTCTTCATGAATTTAACTCCTAGGAATCCTTCCCCTCTAAAGCTAGATATAACCTCCAAACTCTCCTCCTTCCAAAGAATTAATAAGCCCCCCGATCTTCTTACTGAATTAGAGAATGAAAATCCGATGCCTTTGTTACACCAAAAACTCAAAGCTACAAACTCTTGTAAATTTGAGATCTTGGTTTCTTGAATTAAGAAAATGTCCGTCTTGTTCTTCATGATCAAATAACTAATCCTTTTTATTTTAAGGACGTTCCCCCCCTCTAATGTTTAAGGAGCCTATAAACATAAAGGACCttttaatttctccttcttaCTACAATTTCTCAAACAGCTTGTTTCTCCAAACCTTCTAATTTCTCAATCATAATCTTCTTACCTCCCTCAAAAACCACCCCCAAAGCTTCCATATTCGACCACATCTTGGAGCCCGCTTCACTATCCAAATTCCCCCATAACCTTTTGTTATTTATGTTAATTTCCAACGAATTAGATTGACTATGCAAAGAAAAAGAATCGCTGCCTCCTTCCTTGTTGCACGGCTCAGACAAAGCAATTATACCATCACTGTATGTTTTGAAAGCCACCGCATTCCCAACAGAATTGGGTCCCTTTTTCTTCCCAATCTTTACcccttcaaaattcaaattctgcCCTCTAGAAATTGAGATGGAACTTATAGCCTTTTTGTGAAGAGATCCCCCGAAGTCAGCCAAATTACGGTATAAAATCCTGTTCGCACGCCGTTTTTTCTTAAATTTCACCGAGATGATTGCCTTGTCAAAGGAGATACTTCTCTGCTGCAGTTTACAAGCTGTACCATACCTGTTCCCATCTAAACTAAACCCCTTCGAAACGTTTTCCAACACCTTCTCAGACTCCCGGACCTCCGAAAACAACGGATTTTCCTTAACCAAAGAGAGAGCCGAATCTGTAGagccaacatcaacaacaactgaCTTCCCCTGCCCCTCCAACACAAACCGCTCCTTCAATACAACATTACAACCGGAAAAAAATTCACTAGATTCCACACCAGCTTCCTGAACCTTGGCCTGCGGAATAACGCTCCCCCCACTTGGTTGTTCTCTATCTTCGAGATCCAAAATTCCTACTTTAGAGCCTGCCGACTCGACAGAAGCAGAGAATTCCTCTATGGTGTCTTCATCGTCTATCATAACTCTTAGCGAGGCAGATTCGGTGTGGTCGAAATCAGAGCTAGAGAGAATAGATTCAGAGTTACCTGAGTCCTGTAGGGGTCTGTCGCTCTCTTCCCGAATCAAAAGTTGATGCATAGAACCGTCAACCTCAACCGAAAATAAATCCTGTACCGATTGTAGCAGAGGGATTTCCACCATCATCCTTGCAACGTCAAAAAAGAGCCATTCACTTGTTCTTTTATCAATACAAATGAACCTCCCCAAATGATTGGCCAGACTAGTAAAGAATTCAGGGCACCAAGCTGTTGCTGGAACACCAAAAATCTTTAACCAAACTATTCTATTGCTGTCACAAGTACCTGCCTCCCATCTTCTCACATCTTCAAAATAGTTCGTCCACCATGTTTCTCTATCGCGAATAAGCTGATCAATAATTCCTTCTTCAGATTCTTCCAACAAGCATAGAGAACTACCCAATGGAGAAATCGTAATGTTGTAATAGCCTTCCATCTCCATCTTAGTTTGAAGGCTATAAACTGAGCCCAAAATCGACACTTTCCCCACATAAGCCTTATGGAAACGCTTTGTAACCTCCTCCGAAGAGTTGAAAACCAACCCACTCTTCTTCTCTGTACTAACCTCCTCTTTGCTCTTGTTGTTGACTACTTCCACAAACGAGCGGTTCCATCTAGCTGAATTATTGTCTCGTCCCACCTGTAACCTCATATCTCTCGCTGCTGTTGCAGAATGAGGCACCGCATTGACCAAGCCAGAATTCCTACCTTGAAACTTCCCTTGATTCCGTTCAAACCTCGGCAAGTTAGCGTGAATTTTCCTACCCAAAATTTGAACATTATCCACCTCTATCGCCAAACGCCTCGCGTCTACAACTTCCTTGAATCTAGCGAAACCGAATCTTTTTCCAGCATTATTTCTTCTGGGAGCAACAGCGACCTCGACAACTTGACCAATGCAACCAAACAAATCAAACagatctcttgctttgatggtaTCGGGAAAGTCAGAGACATAAATCGAAGTGAGGCTTCTAAAATCAACCTCTTTTAGATAAAACCTAAATGGGAAGGAGTCCCATACAGGTGCCCAATTCCTGAAATTTCTCCTCCGTACCTCCTCCCAACCCGAACCGTTTTGAATATTGACTCTGTTCATGATTGAAATCCTAACCACCAGCACTAAAGACCACAAAACCAGAGCACCACAACCCTAGATACCAAGAAAAGAAACAAGCCAGATGTAAACCCCAACTCCAGAAGCTGCTCGAAGAGAACCTACAACAAAAGCCCCTAAAAATCCCCTCAACAAAAGCCCCTAAGAACAGGAATTTAAACCGAAGATGAAGCGATTTGGGAACCCTTGCTAACAGTCTCCATCAGAAACAGTTAACGGATGAAGAAGGGGAAGCGAAGAGCGGCGTCGGCGTTCATTGCTAATAGATGTGAGTTTTTAAAGTTAGTTCCTATAAATGTAAAACAATTACCATTAATTTAGTAAGTAATTAGTAAATaccattaatttaaataattgtagTAACAAACCATCTAAAATGGCTGCTAAACCTTAGGTTCAAATATTTCCATAAAGTCACATCAAATCTCCACTAATTAATTATTGACActtatgtgtgtgtatatatatatatatatatatatatatatatatatatatatatatatatatatatatatatatatatatatatatatatatatatatatatatatatatatatatatatatagggaaaaaaggaaatgcaccgacagtgtaaagtatttttacactgtcaaccaatgagagacatgcatcaTAATAAAgcccatttttaattttaaaaaattgtaattacatggcaaattaaaacattttgattggttgtatgtgtaaaactgatttacactgacagtgcactatttttaaactcttaaatatattattaattatataaataaataatttttataaggtcttttgtgaaaatattttgtaaaaaatatttggaacgtGGAGATACCATTATTTAAACGTGGAGAGAGATTCAAGAGATATaagtatttaattttattatttataaatgatTAGAATAACAAattattataaatgaataataacatCTGTTAGTCACTAAATAAAAATGTTCACCGTAAAAGTGGGGAATGGAGTTATGTAGGAGACATGGAGAAAGCTTTATTACATATTATAACTTTTAGGTCAAAATTTAACATTAATTAGGGTTTAAGATTAGGAATGTATGGTTATTTGAATGAGTAAGTAAAAGAAGTAGTTgtttagagtttattttatttaatatatttaataataattagtgtgtTTTATCGGATTCCATCAACTAAAAAATAGGAGACAATGAGGTTAGTTcttttaggatttattttatttaataattaataatgtaTTTAGCCAGTTTCCAATCAactaaaaaataagaaataataaatttaatttataacaaAACGTGGTTTTGTTTGTTTAATAAAAACagcaattttaaaacaaataaaaattaaataaatagagtGTGGAGAATTAATAGAGTGGGGTGGTTTTGTTTGAATtgatattgattttttatttaattaatgaagAATTTTTGGGTGGCGGTGGTTAATTGATCAATAAAAACGTGAAAATTTTAGGATGATGATAATTTTTAGgtcaaaatttaatattaaacagATTAgtaactgatcgtacctgatcagaagaatcgtcgtaggctgctcggactggatcttctaggaagtaggagggggggtgtacctgcaaggtactccgatgccaaagtgagaagacgagcaaaggagtgcaagtactagctaaaggttagaaagaagtgaatacctgaccctctagtcaaagaggatatttatagcccccagcgctgggccatgatctcgctattgggttggattcccaagcccaactaggagactgccaggtttcctgagcggaaatatcggaggtgcgtgtatgccctctgtcctggttaaccgctccgaagttcaagggagacgcggtcttttaggagccacgtgggatccgtgctgttcggagggttggatatgaaggagccctgcgcggagcagggtcctcggcaacgaaggtgttCGTGGGAATGTTAGTGCCGAGCATTGGCTCGCGGGGAGCACACGATCATGCCGGGTGCCACATGCTCCGGGGATACGGGGCAGCCGAGCATGTCTAAGGTGGGCATCCTAGGTGCAGAAGAGGGTCATGGAGGAgtgtgggcctctgaggtttactgggccgaaactatattgggcctaaccttggcccagtccagaacaggagccccccaagtcggagctttctggtcaagaagctgtgactttgCTTATGCTCGGACCCATGACCTTGGAAATGCCTGGCGAGATGGCTCCTCGTCAACCAGATGTGCCCGGAGGAACAGCCTGTGGAGGgggcgaaacgtcgcgcgtgggtgacacgcgctgacgtggcataggtaatgatggcctagggtctagaaggcggcgcttgtcaggagaggtgacgcttctccttccgagccctttccctataaaagggggcgaattcTCTCATTTGGTAGTTTTCCTCTCACTGTTTACTTGCTCGGCTTCAGACAGGCGTTCCTCGGAAGATACTCTTCCAGCTTGTTCATCATACTGTTCGTTACGACAGTCTTCGTCTACCGAAGAGTTCATCCAGTCATCGTCATCATGTCTTCACGTAAGTTCGTTTCCCTCTTCGTTGCTTTATTCTTTTCCTTAGGGTTTGTGTGCTCTATTTTCGCGGTCTTCGTCATCAACGTAGGCTGGGTCCGACGAGCGGTCGTTGCTTCCTCCTCGGGTTATCTAGGTGATGCCCGGGGCTAGCGTGGGTCGGTGGACCAGACGATGTCGGCGTTAGACCGTTGTGTCACGTCATTttgtgagtcctcggctgacgggCGTCTTTCCTTGATGGGGCTTTAGTCGGGGGCTCCgccgctcctgctctaccctttcgcttgcattgcggtggaagggtggatttgatgaactgtcgaattcactttctcccttctgcgtgcaggtggaTCTGATTCGAGCGTCAGCTCGGAGTCCAGCTCGGAATCTGATTCGTGGAGTAGCGAGTCGGACGACTCGACGACCACTAGTTCCGATGTTGAGATCATCGAGGATCGAAACGCGCCCTCTCTGGTCGACAATGACCATGTTGATTCTCCGGGTTCGGAcgccgagggaggggtttccccAATGCCCTTGTTCAGTTACGAATGTACGGTTGCGCTCGACTGGATAGCTGACGAAGCCTTAACGGTCACTTCCCGATACACCGAGTCTTTAGACGGGGCCTTCAAAGAAGTTGAGGTTTTGGGAGAGGGTGAAGCGCCGAATTACCAAGTGATTTGCCCATCTCAGGACGAGCGCATATGCTCTCGGTTCAACGGGGATGGCTTTGCCATGTACGAATATGTGTTCAAGGAGCTCGGCTTCCGATTGCCCTTCTCCGATTTTCAGAAATCGATGATGGCGTTTCTAGGTTTGACGCCGTCCCAATTGCATCCgaatgcttttgcttttatgcgagcATTCGAGATTGTCTGTAACTATTTGGGTATTGGCGCCACGACCGCATTGTTTGGCCGGTGTTTT comes from Vicia villosa cultivar HV-30 ecotype Madison, WI unplaced genomic scaffold, Vvil1.0 ctg.003604F_1_1, whole genome shotgun sequence and encodes:
- the LOC131641267 gene encoding uncharacterized protein LOC131641267; the protein is MKNKTDIFLIQETKISNLQEFVALSFWCNKGIGFSFSNSVRRSGGLLILWKEESLEVISSFRGEGFLGVKFMKNNNLYYLVNIYSSCDLVKKRLLWSSLLELKEKFNDGDWIMGGDFNAVKERGERKGRSMASNYNNSLEFSAFIEDSRLVDIPCKGKKFTWYSGDGKSMSRIDRFLVVDKVVRDWGVVGQFVGNRDVSDHCPIWLEIDNNNWGPKPFFFNNDWFSFDTFFPFVERESKGFRVEDRGDFVLKEKLRLLKDRLRWWNKEVFGRMDLDVEEGVRDINIGDDRLELEAEDLNIDILKERKEATSRFWTNLRIKENMLAQKSRIKWLKEGDSNSGFFHKVVREKRRRNHIGPINSPTGYLSSVMDIKEEVVHHFSSKFKVVDGVSPSLDGILFDKISVDEKGWLERSFQEDEVKEAIDGCGVSKSPGPDGFSFLFIKRCWSFLKEDFMRF